From Haloarcula sp. CBA1127, a single genomic window includes:
- a CDS encoding non-histone chromosomal MC1 family protein produces the protein MAPDSDKRNFALREDGDESSVFSGGTPRQAALKAARRLEPADGEEQADPEEIRLREKGTHKVHIYEAWAWVEEAPDDKPDWMPGDITKGNVSKQGVEHLDEI, from the coding sequence ATGGCACCCGACAGTGACAAGCGCAACTTCGCACTGCGCGAAGACGGTGACGAATCGAGCGTCTTCTCGGGCGGAACACCTCGACAGGCTGCGCTGAAGGCAGCACGTCGACTCGAGCCGGCCGACGGTGAAGAGCAGGCTGATCCTGAGGAGATACGACTACGGGAGAAGGGGACCCACAAAGTCCACATCTATGAAGCGTGGGCATGGGTTGAGGAAGCCCCAGACGACAAACCCGACTGGATGCCCGGCGACATCACGAAGGGGAACGTCTCGAAGCAGGGCGTCGAACACCTAGACGAGATCTAG